A section of the Paenibacillus odorifer genome encodes:
- the purD gene encoding phosphoribosylamine--glycine ligase, translating into MDILVVGGGGREHAIIWSLSQSPKVGKIYCAPGNAGIAQLAECVPIGVFEFDRLTAFAKEKEVGLVVIGPDDPLAGGIVDAFEAQAIPVFGPRKNAAEIEGSKTFMKDLLHKYNIPTAAYEKFDGYEAALAYLREQPLPIVIKADGLAAGKGVTVAYSREEAEQALADIMVTKVFGEAGAQVVIEEFLAGQEMSILAFVDGETVRPMAAAQDHKPAYDGDKGPNTGGMGTYSPLPHIDEAIIQEAIETIIKPTAKAMVAEGRSFSGVLFAGLMISPEGKPKTIEFNARFGDPETQVVLPRLKSDLLEIFLAVTEGKLADIDIEWSDEAAVCVVLASGGYPGSYPKGVPIEGLEDSQGGLIFHAGTARGAAGSWVTNGGRVLGVVGLGATIAEARSAAYARAEGISFSGKQNRSDIAMKALV; encoded by the coding sequence ATGGATATTTTAGTGGTTGGCGGCGGCGGCCGGGAGCATGCGATTATTTGGAGCCTGTCCCAAAGCCCCAAGGTTGGTAAAATCTATTGCGCACCCGGTAACGCCGGGATTGCGCAGCTAGCAGAATGTGTGCCTATCGGTGTGTTTGAGTTCGACCGTCTGACGGCTTTTGCAAAAGAGAAGGAAGTAGGTCTTGTTGTAATCGGACCGGATGATCCGTTAGCAGGGGGCATTGTGGATGCTTTTGAAGCACAGGCTATTCCTGTGTTTGGTCCGCGCAAGAATGCAGCTGAGATCGAAGGCAGCAAAACCTTTATGAAGGATCTTTTGCACAAATATAATATTCCGACAGCAGCCTATGAAAAATTTGATGGCTATGAAGCTGCACTGGCTTACTTACGCGAGCAACCGCTGCCGATCGTAATCAAGGCAGATGGGCTTGCCGCAGGAAAAGGCGTGACCGTTGCCTATTCACGGGAAGAGGCAGAGCAGGCACTAGCTGATATTATGGTAACCAAAGTGTTTGGTGAAGCTGGCGCTCAGGTTGTCATTGAAGAGTTCCTAGCGGGTCAAGAAATGTCGATTTTGGCTTTTGTTGATGGAGAGACAGTTCGTCCGATGGCTGCCGCTCAGGATCATAAGCCTGCTTACGATGGAGATAAAGGTCCTAATACCGGTGGAATGGGCACCTATTCGCCTCTACCGCATATCGACGAGGCGATTATCCAAGAAGCGATTGAGACCATCATTAAGCCAACAGCTAAGGCTATGGTAGCTGAAGGCCGTTCATTTAGCGGCGTTTTGTTCGCAGGGCTGATGATTTCTCCAGAAGGTAAACCAAAGACCATTGAATTTAATGCCCGGTTTGGGGATCCGGAGACACAGGTCGTGCTGCCTAGATTGAAGAGCGACTTGTTAGAAATCTTTTTGGCAGTAACCGAGGGCAAACTTGCGGATATCGACATTGAATGGAGCGATGAAGCAGCGGTGTGCGTGGTTCTCGCTTCTGGAGGATATCCAGGCTCTTATCCTAAAGGAGTGCCGATTGAAGGGCTTGAGGACAGCCAAGGAGGGCTGATCTTTCATGCCGGTACAGCACGGGGGGCAGCTGGCAGCTGGGTAACGAACGGCGGACGGGTCTTAGGCGTGGTAGGTCTGGGTGCTACGATTGCCGAAGCTCGTTCAGCGGCCTATGCTAGGGCTGAAGGAATCTCTTTTTCCGGGAAACAGAATCGCAGCGACATCGCTATGAAGGCTCTGGTATAA
- a CDS encoding SEC-C metal-binding domain-containing protein: MSKIGRNDMCPCGSGKKYKKCCLGKETSAVESIMRLVTTEESAATVAVADKPEAAAISEAKLTLTTLKKKVSRDLKWEHPAHEQLAMHLIETMRDSYDRELIWEGLVLWNGYSRHIKPAVKKMGSFCAAIEFILSEEYGFLQTQADLAIKHEVTAPTISRKVKEMLNYIEQYGMGGAEEELLLLNVSGTPKDQEQALLQKAMETKASNRRIQLAEAALEVYPDSPDAYLILAEEAENEADARAYLKAGMEAGARELGEAFFIENKGHFWGLYETRSYIRICKSYADSCWFSGNAEEAQKTLEHILELNPEDNTGARYLLTATYLYTNKLKKTEKVLEKFGKDAAATVAYDRMVLEYKKNGITSQLKMLYRVAKNVNKHVPDYLLGIKRLPHNLPDFVGVGDANEAIEYVIVHSRLWTSLPDLVKWMLKQQD, translated from the coding sequence TTGAGTAAGATTGGAAGAAATGATATGTGTCCTTGCGGAAGCGGGAAAAAATATAAGAAATGCTGCCTAGGGAAAGAAACTTCTGCAGTGGAATCCATCATGCGACTGGTAACAACGGAAGAATCCGCTGCTACTGTGGCTGTGGCCGACAAACCAGAAGCGGCAGCCATTTCTGAAGCTAAACTTACCCTAACTACGCTCAAAAAAAAGGTGTCACGTGATCTGAAATGGGAGCATCCAGCACATGAACAATTGGCTATGCACCTTATTGAGACCATGAGAGACAGCTATGACCGGGAGCTAATCTGGGAAGGTCTGGTTTTATGGAATGGTTATTCCCGTCACATCAAGCCTGCAGTGAAGAAAATGGGCTCCTTCTGCGCGGCTATCGAATTTATCTTGTCTGAGGAATATGGTTTCCTTCAAACTCAAGCTGATCTAGCGATCAAACATGAGGTTACTGCACCTACCATCTCCAGAAAAGTTAAAGAGATGCTTAATTATATCGAACAGTATGGCATGGGCGGGGCAGAGGAAGAATTACTTTTGCTCAACGTTTCAGGCACTCCGAAGGATCAGGAACAGGCTTTGCTGCAAAAAGCAATGGAAACTAAAGCATCCAATCGTCGGATCCAGCTAGCAGAAGCAGCATTGGAAGTTTATCCGGACAGTCCGGACGCCTATCTCATTTTGGCTGAGGAAGCCGAGAATGAAGCAGATGCCCGTGCTTATCTGAAAGCAGGGATGGAAGCGGGTGCGCGTGAGCTTGGAGAAGCCTTTTTCATTGAGAACAAAGGACATTTCTGGGGTCTTTACGAGACGCGTTCGTACATTCGAATCTGCAAAAGCTACGCTGACTCCTGCTGGTTTAGCGGAAATGCAGAAGAAGCACAAAAGACGTTGGAGCACATTCTAGAATTGAACCCAGAAGATAACACAGGTGCGCGTTACCTTCTAACGGCAACGTACCTTTACACTAATAAGCTTAAGAAGACCGAGAAGGTACTGGAGAAGTTCGGCAAGGATGCAGCAGCAACAGTAGCATATGACCGTATGGTTTTAGAATATAAGAAGAACGGAATTACTTCCCAGCTCAAAATGCTCTACCGCGTGGCGAAGAATGTGAACAAGCATGTGCCGGATTATCTGTTAGGTATCAAAAGATTGCCGCATAACCTGCCTGATTTTGTAGGCGTGGGTGACGCTAACGAGGCTATCGAATATGTTATTGTACATTCACGTTTGTGGACAAGCTTACCAGACCTGGTGAAGTGGATGCTGAAGCAACAGGATTAG
- the ilvA gene encoding threonine ammonia-lyase IlvA produces MREEEDRIVGMEDIVRAHHVLREVIIRTPLQRDAVLSAKYDCDVYLKREDLQIVRSFKIRGAYNMIRSLSAEDRAKGIVCASAGNHAQGVAYSCKALGIKGKVYMPSTTPNQKVKQVRRFGGEFVEVILKGDTFDDAYDEALQACIDHGMTLIHPFDEPRIIAGNGTIAMEVMESLDNPADFMFVTIGGGGLAAGIATYVKTVSPSTKLIGVEPLGAASMTEAIKLGEVVTLNEINKFVDGAAVKRVGGLTYDICSRHLDDIVMVPEGKACTTILELYNENAIVVEPAGSLPIAALDQYRDQIRGKTVVCIISGGNNDIDRMQEIKERSLIYEGLKHYFMVNFPQRAGALREFLGEILGPHDDITRFEYIKKHDKENGPALVGIELLSTDAYEPLIERMQQKGVDYVEINKDSNLFNILI; encoded by the coding sequence ATGAGAGAAGAGGAAGACCGAATCGTAGGAATGGAAGATATTGTGCGGGCTCATCACGTACTGCGTGAAGTCATAATCCGGACACCTCTACAACGTGATGCTGTATTATCAGCCAAGTATGATTGTGATGTGTATTTGAAGCGCGAGGATTTGCAGATTGTACGTTCTTTTAAAATCCGCGGAGCTTATAATATGATTCGTAGTTTGTCAGCAGAAGATAGAGCGAAAGGGATTGTCTGTGCGAGTGCGGGCAACCATGCACAAGGCGTAGCCTATTCCTGTAAGGCGCTTGGAATTAAAGGCAAGGTCTATATGCCAAGCACTACGCCTAACCAGAAGGTTAAGCAGGTGCGGCGGTTTGGCGGTGAGTTTGTTGAGGTCATTCTAAAGGGGGATACCTTTGATGACGCTTATGATGAAGCACTGCAAGCTTGTATAGATCATGGGATGACGCTGATCCACCCCTTTGATGAGCCACGAATCATTGCGGGCAACGGCACCATTGCAATGGAAGTGATGGAGAGTCTGGATAACCCTGCAGATTTTATGTTCGTAACCATTGGTGGAGGCGGCCTAGCAGCGGGTATAGCCACCTATGTGAAGACAGTTAGTCCTTCTACCAAGTTGATTGGTGTGGAGCCACTCGGAGCCGCTTCTATGACGGAAGCGATCAAGCTTGGAGAAGTGGTGACTCTTAATGAAATTAATAAATTCGTGGACGGAGCGGCTGTAAAACGTGTTGGCGGCCTGACATATGATATTTGCTCCCGACATCTGGATGACATCGTGATGGTGCCTGAAGGTAAAGCTTGTACCACGATTCTGGAACTATATAACGAGAATGCCATAGTGGTTGAGCCAGCAGGTTCGTTGCCTATCGCAGCGCTTGATCAATATCGTGATCAAATCCGCGGCAAAACAGTTGTCTGTATCATAAGCGGTGGGAACAACGATATTGACCGGATGCAGGAGATCAAGGAGCGTTCATTGATTTACGAAGGCTTAAAACACTATTTCATGGTGAACTTCCCGCAACGGGCAGGCGCGCTGCGTGAGTTCTTGGGTGAAATCCTTGGACCTCACGATGATATTACCCGTTTCGAGTATATTAAGAAGCATGATAAAGAAAATGGTCCCGCGCTTGTTGGCATTGAATTATTGTCAACGGATGCCTACGAACCTCTCATCGAACGGATGCAGCAGAAGGGCGTCGATTATGTAGAGATCAATAAGGATTCTAATCTCTTTAACATCCTTATTTAA
- a CDS encoding DUF1129 family protein, whose protein sequence is MKVKDMIKENNALREQLTPFNRSYLEDMILAMRASRIDTLRGEELLLDAAKLLLKEQRKGKNAKQVFGENPHDYFKEIIDSVPGRPVRSKWNYYLMIPCAALTCLFGILAIGGLFFQWTDDSPGKFGQISLFTLLAVGVGSIILIELIMKWMSSLSESDAPSAKPFDIKSLGIYIGIAVAAVFIGMFLDRLFPVITISPWVSLILCIIGGLGLKFIFFKK, encoded by the coding sequence ATGAAAGTGAAAGATATGATTAAGGAAAATAACGCCCTGCGTGAGCAGTTGACGCCCTTCAATCGCTCCTATTTAGAAGATATGATCCTTGCAATGCGGGCCAGTCGAATTGACACCCTGCGCGGAGAAGAACTTTTGCTGGATGCGGCCAAGCTGCTGTTGAAGGAACAACGTAAAGGGAAAAATGCCAAGCAAGTATTCGGCGAGAATCCGCACGATTATTTTAAAGAAATCATAGACAGTGTTCCCGGGCGCCCGGTGCGCAGTAAATGGAACTATTACTTGATGATTCCCTGCGCAGCTCTGACCTGTCTTTTTGGGATATTGGCAATCGGTGGACTCTTCTTCCAATGGACTGACGATTCACCTGGAAAATTCGGACAGATCAGCCTTTTCACCCTGCTCGCTGTGGGAGTAGGCTCCATTATCTTAATTGAACTGATTATGAAATGGATGTCTTCCTTGTCGGAAAGCGATGCACCAAGTGCCAAGCCTTTTGATATAAAAAGCCTTGGAATCTATATTGGCATCGCAGTAGCTGCTGTATTTATCGGCATGTTCCTCGATCGATTATTTCCGGTCATTACAATATCCCCGTGGGTAAGCTTAATTCTGTGCATCATTGGGGGGTTGGGACTGAAATTTATATTTTTCAAAAAATAA
- a CDS encoding alpha/beta hydrolase family protein codes for MERNIVIRHNGEELTASIHYPNKEKGTSSRCKDRLPLAVICHGFVGNRIGVDRIFVKAARELAQEGYMVIRFDYAGCGESSGNYGGEDMESMIAQTRAVLDYGISSADVDPQRVTLIGHSLGGAVALLTSIRDRRVKNLVLWASVGYPFNDIVKIVGREAYDRAVKNGSADYVGYSFTPVYFNSLAAFQPFQEASKFSGDVLVIHGTSDDVIPVDYAFLYQKLFWTRPEGRCDKEIIFQGDHTFSSGPAQQQLLKRTIEWMNEQEHLQTEWQNWMI; via the coding sequence ATGGAACGGAATATTGTAATCCGGCATAACGGAGAAGAATTGACTGCGAGCATACATTACCCGAACAAAGAGAAGGGAACCTCTTCGCGTTGCAAGGATAGACTGCCATTAGCCGTGATCTGTCACGGATTTGTGGGGAATCGGATTGGTGTAGACCGGATTTTTGTGAAGGCGGCTCGTGAGCTGGCACAAGAGGGATATATGGTTATTCGTTTTGATTATGCGGGCTGCGGCGAGAGCAGCGGGAATTATGGCGGTGAAGACATGGAATCGATGATCGCTCAGACTAGAGCAGTGCTGGATTACGGAATTAGCTCTGCTGATGTGGACCCACAGCGGGTGACGCTGATTGGCCATAGCCTCGGTGGCGCGGTGGCGCTGCTGACAAGTATTCGCGATCGCCGCGTGAAGAATCTCGTGTTATGGGCCTCTGTGGGTTATCCTTTCAATGATATTGTGAAAATTGTAGGGCGGGAGGCGTATGATCGCGCTGTGAAGAATGGATCAGCCGATTATGTGGGCTACTCGTTTACGCCGGTATATTTTAATTCTTTGGCGGCATTTCAGCCCTTTCAAGAAGCGAGCAAATTTAGCGGCGATGTACTCGTTATCCATGGCACCTCTGATGATGTCATTCCGGTGGATTACGCTTTTCTTTACCAGAAACTGTTCTGGACACGTCCCGAAGGACGTTGCGATAAAGAGATCATTTTTCAAGGGGATCACACCTTTTCTTCTGGACCGGCACAGCAGCAGCTGCTTAAGCGGACTATAGAATGGATGAATGAACAAGAGCATCTGCAGACAGAGTGGCAGAATTGGATGATTTAG